The stretch of DNA GGCGTTGACCGCCGTGCTCAGGTCCGTGACCGTGATGTCGACTTGGCGCACTTCCTTCGCGAAGGGCGTGGGCAGGGTTTCGTCGCGGAAGGCGACGCGACCGTTGGTGATTTTTGCCTCCGGGGCGAAAAGGAGAAACTGGGCCGATTCCGCCGAGGAATTGCCGGCGGTGGCGTTGGTGTCGTGTGCGTCCGGAGCCGTCGCGAAATATCCGGCCCAATTCAGCGTGCCATCCTTGTGGCGTACGATTTTGAGAAACGGGCTGTCCATGGTCACGCTTTTGAGGCCCAGGCGGAGGTTCGTGATTGAAATATCGTCCAGAACCACTTCCGTGCGCGGCGCGGAAAAGACAGTGTCTCCCTGATCCGTGAGTTCAAGGTCCTGCCCGGTGATGCTGCCCTGTAGGGAAAAAGTCGGCAGGGCGCCTTCATGTTGTTCGAAAACCAGGGTGTTGTTCAAGGTCAGGGTGCCCTTGGCCAGTTTTAGATCCTTGGACGCGGGAACATAGGGCCAGTATTGGGGCAGGCCCAGCTCGACCACGCTGAGATCGAATTGGGTTTTCAGGGAGTCGTGGAAGGGGATGGTCCGCCCCTGCAGGGTGAGGGGGGCGCCATTGACCCGGAAGGACAGACTGGGGGTCATGAAGGTCTCCCAGTCCGTCTTGCGGGAGGAAAAGCGGGGCACGCGGAGATCGATCCGGTCGATGACGTGGGTCGCCTTTCTGGTGCCGTCTTCCAGCACCACGGTGCCGTTGCCGATGCTGAACGGTTCGATGATGACCGGGATGAGCACGGTGTCCGCAGTGTCTTTGTCTGGGTCTTCCGGGGTGGTCGCGGTCAGGTCCGCGAAGTTGGGCTGGCCGTCTTCATCCAGGCGAATGTGCAGGCGCGGTCCGTCCAGACGGATATCCTTGAGAACAATGGCCAGCCGCCACGCGGACGCCAGCTCGATATCGGCGTGCAATCCGTCCAGG from Deltaproteobacteria bacterium encodes:
- a CDS encoding DUF748 domain-containing protein encodes the protein MASLAKFWNSLVRWQKNTLIASCVLAVYALVGFMLLPRVLHHILVTNVAEALHRPVSVEEIRCNPLALTLDVRNLRVAEQNGTDEFVGLDGLHADIELASAWRLAIVLKDIRLDGPRLHIRLDEDGQPNFADLTATTPEDPDKDTADTVLIPVIIEPFSIGNGTVVLEDGTRKATHVIDRIDLRVPRFSSRKTDWETFMTPSLSFRVNGAPLTLQGRTIPFHDSLKTQFDLSVVELGLPQYWPYVPASKDLKLAKGTLTLNNTLVFEQHEGALPTFSLQGSITGQDLELTDQGDTVFSAPRTEVVLDDISITNLRLGLKSVTMDSPFLKIVRHKDGTLNWAGYFATAPDAHDTNATAGNSSAESAQFLLFAPEAKITNGRVAFRDETLPTPFAKEVRQVDITVTDLSTAVNA